In Geitlerinema sp. PCC 9228, the DNA window AGTGGCAAGAATCGTTATCGGTATGCTTATCGCCACGATAAAAATTTTCATCTTGATTCACAAGTTTTTCACATCTTAAAGTTACAGTAAAAGAAGAATATTCTTCGTACGTTTCCAGCGAGGTTCCTATGTCTGACCTGAAGCCGAAACAGTTGACCTTTTGGGTAAAGATTTTTACCGAAAGCCCGCAGTATCTCTACTACTTTGGTCCCTTTGTTAGCGTTCAGGAGGCACAAATCCATCAAGGTGGCTATGTGGAAGATTTGCAGGGAGAAGGAGCACATATCCAAATGCTAGAAATCGTGGCTTCCTTACAACCTGTCGGTGAAGACTGGCCAACATTTTCCATGAACCAGGCATACACCGCATAATACGCCTCCGTATTGG includes these proteins:
- a CDS encoding DUF1816 domain-containing protein, giving the protein MSDLKPKQLTFWVKIFTESPQYLYYFGPFVSVQEAQIHQGGYVEDLQGEGAHIQMLEIVASLQPVGEDWPTFSMNQAYTA